One Phaseolus vulgaris cultivar G19833 chromosome 11, P. vulgaris v2.0, whole genome shotgun sequence genomic window carries:
- the LOC137827716 gene encoding kinesin-like protein KIN-14N — translation MVTKYQNRPPLSLTSTPPPPSKNFEGDVLLIDNIEQRVGAEKMVGTPINGRTRQAFTVVNGGGHDLGPSSAPPSNAGSDYGAIEFTREDVEALLNERAKRKDRFNYKERCENMVDYIKRLKVCIRWFQDLEMYYSLEHEKLKNSLELTQQKCIEIELLLKIKEEELNSIITEMRRNCTSLQEKLIKEETEKTAAVESLTKEREARLDIERSHSTLSEDLGRAQREIQSANQKIASLNEMYKRLQDYITSLQQYNGKLHSELSSVEDELKRVEKEKANVVENITMLRGQLTVSVSSQEEAIKQKDVLTTEVSSLRGELQQVRDERDRQLSQVQTLSSELQKIKESTKLSSTELDSLTLKANDLEVKCALKNNQIKALEERLANAEKKLEVSDISVYETRTEFEGQRKFVNELQRRLADAEYKLIEGERLRKKLHNTILELKGNIRVFCRVRPLLADESCSTEGKIFSYPTSMETSGRAIDLAQNGQKHAFTFDKVFTPEASQEEVFVEISQLVQSALDGYKVCIFAYGQTGSGKTYTMMGRPGHPEEKGLIPRSLEQIFQTKQSQQPQGWKYEMQVSMLEIYNETIRDLISTTTRVENGTPGKQYTIKHDANGNTQVSDLTLVDVQSAKEVAFLLNQAANSRSVGKTQMNEQSSRSHFVFTLRIYGVNESTDQQVQGVLNLIDLAGSERLSKSGSTGDRLKETQAINKSLSSLSDVIFALAKKEDHVPFRNSKLTYLLQPCLGGDSKTLMFVNISPDPSSVGESLCSLRFASRVNACEIGTPRRQTNGRTIESRLSYF, via the exons ATGGTCACCAAATACCAGAACCGGCCTCCACTATCACTCACATCCACACCTCCACCTCCTTCAAAG AATTTTGAGGGTGATGTGCTCCTTATAGACAACATAGAGCAAAGAGTTGGAGCTGAGAAAATGGTGGGCACTCCAATTAATGGAAGAACAAGGCAAGCTTTCACAGTTGTCAATGGCGGTGGCCACGATCTTGGCCCCAGTAGCGCTCCTCCAAGCAATGCTGGATCGGATTATGGTGCCATAGAGTTCACAAGAGAGGACGTGGAAGCATTGCTAAATGAGAGAGCCAAGAGGAAGGACAGATTTAATTATAAG GAAAGATGTGAAAACATGGTTGATTACATAAAAAGGCTTAAGGTTTGTATCAGATGGTTCCAAGACCTGGAAATGTACTACTCACTAGAGCATGAAAAGTTAAAGAATTCGCTGGAATTGACCCAGCAAAAATGCATAGAAATTG AGTTGCTGCTTAAAATCAAGGAGGAAGAATTAAATTCAATCATTACGGAAATGAGAAGGAATTGCACTTCTTTGCAAGAAAAACTGATAAAGGAAGAAACGGAAAAAACG GCTGCAGTGGAATCTCTTACTAAAGAGAGAGAGGCTAGGCTTGACATTGAGAGGTCACATAGTACTCTGTCAGAGGACCTTGGAAGAGCCCAACGAGAAATCCAAAGTGCAAATCAGAAG ATAGCATCGCTAAATGAAATGTATAAGCGGTTACAGGATTACATAACAAGCTTGCAACAGTACAATGGAAAACTTCATTCTGAGCTTTCATCAGTTGAAGATGAGCTTAAACGCGTAGAGAAAGAGAAGGCTAATGTAGTGGAGAACATCACCATGTTAAGGGGTCAACTTACTGTATCAGTT TCTTCTCAAGAAGAGGCCATAAAACAGAAGGATGTCTTGACTACAGAAGTTTCTTCTCTTAGGGGAGAGTTGCAGCAAGTAAGAGATGAGAGAGATCGGCAATTATCTCAAGTACAAACTTTAAGTTCTGAATTACAGAAAATTAAAGAATCTACAAAACTGTCCTCCACTGAATTGGACAGCTTAACATTAAAAGCGAATGACCTGGAG GTAAAATGTGCTTTGAAAAATAATCAGATAAAGGCATTGGAAGAACGGCTAGCAAATGCTGAGAAGAAACTGGAG GTGTCTGATATATCTGTATATGAGACAAGGACAGAATTTGAAGGACAACGGAAGTTTGTAAATGAGTTACAAAGACGTTTGGCGGATGCAGAATATAAACTTATAGAAGGGGAGAGGCTTCGGAAAAAATTGCATAATACCATTTTG GAGTTAAAAGGGAACATTCGTGTATTCTGTCGAGTGAGGCCTTTATTAGCTGATGAAAGTTGTAGTACAGAAGGCAAGATTTTCAGTTATCCAACATCAATGGAAACTTCTGGAAGAGCCATTGACCTAGCCCAAAATG GCCAAAAGCATGCTTTTACATTTGATAAAGTTTTTACACCAGAGGCATCACAAGAAGAAGTTTTTGTAGAAATTTCACAGCTTGTACAAAGTGCTCTCGATGGTTATAAG gTTTGCATATTTGCCTATGGTCAGACAGGTTCAGGGAAAACCTATACAATGATGGGAAGGCCAGGACATCCAGAGGAAAAGGGCTTGATACCTCGTTCATTAGAACAAATATTTCAAACAAAGCAGTCTCAGCAACCTCAAGGATGGAAATATGAAATGCAG GTGTCAATGTTGGAAATATACAATGAAACAATTCGAGATCTGATATCTACAACAACACGCGTGGAAAATGGTACTCCTGGAAAGCAATATACAATCAAACACGATGCAAATGGAAATACACAAGTTTCAGATCTTACACTGGTGGATGTACAAAGTGCTAAAGAGGTTGCATTTCTTTTAAATCAAGCTGCAAATAGCAG ATCTGTGGGAAAAACCCAGATGAATGAACAATCATCAAGAAGTCATTTTGTATTCACTCTTCGAATATACGGTGTAAATGAG AGCACTGACCAACAAGTACAAGGTGTTCTGAATCTCATTGATCTTGCTGGTAGCGAGCGTCTTTCGAAGAGTGGATCAACTGGGGACCGGTTGAAAGAAACTCAA GCAATCAACAAAAGTTTATCATCATTGAGTGATGTTATATTCGCCTTAGCCAAGAAGGAGGACCATGTTCCATTCAGAAACTCAAAGCTTACATATCTGCTTCAG CCATGTCTAGGTGGAGACTCCAAGACACTAATGTTTGTGAACATTTCACCTGATCCTTCTTCAGTTGGTGAGTCACTATGCTCACTCAGGTTTGCATCAAGAGTCAATGCTTGTGAGATTGGAACACCTAGGCGTCAAACTAATGGACGTACCATAGAGTCTCGCTTGAGCTATTTCTAA